The sequence AGATAGCGCCCGTGGGTGTTGTCAGGACTTACACGGTGGTTTATGAGGACTCGTACGGCAACAAACTACCTAAGCCCGTGGTCATGGGCTTCATAGAGTTCCCAGGGGTTACTGGCGGTCTCGTTCATTATATAATCAATGTTGAACCAAGTAACGTTAGGGTTGGGCTTAAGGTTAGGCCTGTGTTTAAGTCAGTGAATGAGAGGAGGGGCTCCATAACTGATATACTTGGTTTTGAACCGGTTTAGGTTCCCTGATTGAAATGCCGAAAATCTTAAAAGGAATTAAAGTTGTTGGTTTTCCTGAATGAGTCAATCGCAAAAGAGGGTTCCCGTGTATAAGAAGATACTGCAGGATAGAATTAAGGAGTGGATGGTGAAGGAGTTCCTAAACTATAGACTGGCTAAGCAGGGTTATGTTGATTCCGATGTACTGAAGACGCCGCTTGGCACGAGAATAATCATTTATGCCGAGAGGCCGAATAGGGTAATTGGCAGGAAGGGAGTCATTGTTAAGGAATTAACGGAATTACTCAGTAGGAAACTTGAGGTTGAGAATCCAATAATCGATGTAACACCAATACAGAACCCAGAGCTTAATCCCAAGATCATTGCCAATAGGATTGCCTGGGCAATGACCAAGGGCGTTAAGTTCAGGAGGGCTGGTATGATCGCCGTGAGGCAGATAATGGATGGTGGCGCAAGGGGTACCGAGATAAAGATTAGTGGTAAATTAACCAGTGAGAGGTCAAGGTTTGAGAAGTACGTATTTGGTGTGGTCTATAAGAATGGGTATGATGCAAAGAGTAAGGTTCAGAGGTTCGTGGGGCAGGTCCTCCTAAAGCCGGGTCTTTATGGTATTGAGGTTAGGATAACACCGCCAATCAGGGTTAGTGATGAGTTCCAAATAAAACCGCCAACCAGGGAGGCAATTGCCGAGACCCAGGCACAACAGGCTGGAGGTGGTGAGGGTGGCGAGCAGGCAGAAACTTAATGCTAAGACTATTAGGGGCATGAAACCTGAGGATAGGGCTAAATTACTTAACGACTTGAGGAATGAGTTACTTAGGTTGCAGACGCAGAGGGAGAGAGGCACGTTGGAGAATCCAGGTAGGGTTAGGGCTGTTAAGAGGGCGATTGCCAGGGTACTAACGATAATGAATGAAGAGATTAGGAAGGCTTCCAAGTAATCGTAAATGAGGAAACCCCTTTTATTCAGGTTCATAACGGCCACGAGGTGCAGGAATGAATCACTCAATGGTATTGGTGGTATTGTTGTTGAGGAGACTGCGAAGACGATCAAGATATTGACGTTAACAGGCGCCGTCAAGGTCCTTATTAAGGAGGATTGTTGGTTTTATGTTGATGTTGATAATTGTACGTACTTGGTTAATGGACGTAAGTTAATTAATGAGGATAGGGAAAGGAAAATTTTTAAGTTTATAGGGTAGTCATGTGCTGTGTCAGGGCAGGAATTAACTGAGCGTTTGATTAATGGTATCATTACGCGCCTCGAGAATGAGATTAATGAGTGGAGTAATAATGCTAGGCTTAGGGCTGAGGCTGAGTTGCTTGATGGTGCTAAGGCCGTTGTTGATAAATACTCGAGTGTTCTTGAGAATATTGATAAGGAACTGAACATGGAGAAGGAATACAAGCTCTATGATGAAATGATGAAGACA is a genomic window of Vulcanisaeta souniana JCM 11219 containing:
- a CDS encoding Zn-ribbon domain-containing OB-fold protein translates to MSFEKINVNRDIKHWLHVIEQGYRYTAGPIGTKFLEGVKAGKLLAGKCPVCGRLLIPPKAFCQYDFAEIRELVEIAPVGVVRTYTVVYEDSYGNKLPKPVVMGFIEFPGVTGGLVHYIINVEPSNVRVGLKVRPVFKSVNERRGSITDILGFEPV
- a CDS encoding 30S ribosomal protein S3, translating into MSQSQKRVPVYKKILQDRIKEWMVKEFLNYRLAKQGYVDSDVLKTPLGTRIIIYAERPNRVIGRKGVIVKELTELLSRKLEVENPIIDVTPIQNPELNPKIIANRIAWAMTKGVKFRRAGMIAVRQIMDGGARGTEIKISGKLTSERSRFEKYVFGVVYKNGYDAKSKVQRFVGQVLLKPGLYGIEVRITPPIRVSDEFQIKPPTREAIAETQAQQAGGGEGGEQAET
- the rpmC gene encoding 50S ribosomal protein L29; the protein is MASRQKLNAKTIRGMKPEDRAKLLNDLRNELLRLQTQRERGTLENPGRVRAVKRAIARVLTIMNEEIRKASK
- a CDS encoding ribonuclease P protein subunit, with the translated sequence MRKPLLFRFITATRCRNESLNGIGGIVVEETAKTIKILTLTGAVKVLIKEDCWFYVDVDNCTYLVNGRKLINEDRERKIFKFIG